The following are from one region of the Capsicum annuum cultivar UCD-10X-F1 chromosome 1, UCD10Xv1.1, whole genome shotgun sequence genome:
- the LOC107863537 gene encoding soluble inorganic pyrophosphatase PPA1, whose translation MSDEQRRAPRLNERILSSLSRRSVAAHPWHDLEIGPEAPSVFNVVIEISKGSKVKYELDKKTGLIKVDRVLYSSMVYPQNYGFIPRTLCEDNDPMDVLVLMQEPVLPGCFLRARAIGLMPMIDQGEKDDKIIAVCADDPEYRHYTDINQLAPHRLAEIRRFFEDYKKLENKEVAVNEFLPPTTAVQAIQYSMDLYAEYILHTLRK comes from the exons ATGAGTGATGAACAAAGGCGCGCCCCTCGTTTGAATGAGAGGATCCTCTCATCATTGTCCAGGAGGTCTGTTGCCGCTCACCCTTGGCACGATCTCGAGATAG GACCTGAAGCTCCAAGCGTTTTCAATGTT GTCATTGAGATATCGAAAGGCAGTAAAGTCAAATACGAGCTTGACAAGAAAACTGGTCTCATTAAG GTTGATCGGGTCCTCTACTCATCAATGGTGTACCCCCAGAACTATGGCTTCATTCCTCGTACGCTATGTGAAGATAATGACCCCATGGATGTACTAGTGCTCATGCAG GAGCCTGTCCTCCCAGGTTGTTTCCTTCGAGCTAGGGCCATAGGCTTGATGCCTATGATTGATCAG GGTGAGAAGGATGATAAGATAATAGCAGTGTGTGCTGATGATCCAGAATATCGCCACTACACTGATATAAACCAGCTTGCTCCTCACCGTCTGGCAGAAATTCGCCGCTTTTTTGAAGACT ACAAGAAGCTTGAGAACAAGGAAGTTGCTGTCAATGAGTTTCTGCCTCCAACTACTGCTGTCCAAGCCATCCAATACTCAAT GGACCTCTATGCCGAATACATATTACACACACTGAGAAAGTGA
- the LOC107863545 gene encoding mitochondrial import inner membrane translocase subunit Tim13 translates to MDSFSSASSGSSSSTNDIMDQVKTQLTQAYAEQFLETVRDKCFDKCITKPGSSLSGSEGSCISRCVDRYIEATGIISKALFSQR, encoded by the exons ATGGATTCTTTTTCGTCGGCTTCAAGTGGATCATCATCATCGACGAATGACATCATGGACCAGGTCAAAACTCAGCTTACTCAGGCTTACGCTGAGCAATTTCTCGAG ACGGTGAGGGACAAATGCTTTGACAAGTGTATCACCAAACCAGGGAGCAGCCTAAGTGGGAGTGAGGGCAGTTGCATCTCAAGGTGTGTTGATAGATATATCGAGGCCACTGGCATAATCAGCAAAGCTCTCTTCAGTCAACGCTGA
- the LOC107863532 gene encoding 50S ribosomal protein L11, chloroplastic: MAYLSTCNNSGKLCSSFAPSTLNLSSFQRVSVQFLHTHNRNSSSNSSSSSSTARPLTVISMAPPKPAGGKAKKVTGIIKLALEAGKATPAPPVGPALGSKGVNIMAFCKDYNARTADKPGYVIPVEITVYDDRSFTFVLKTPPASVLLLKAAGVEKGSKDPQREKVGKITIDQLKAIAQEKLPDLNCSTIESAMRIIAGTAANMGIDIDPPVLEPKKKELVL; the protein is encoded by the exons atggcgTATTTATCGACTTGCAATAATTCAGGGAAATTGTGCTCCTCATTTGCACCTTCAACTCTTAATTTGTCTTCGTTCCAACGCGTCTCTGTTCAGTTCCTTCACACCCACAACCGCAATTCTtcttctaattcttcttcttcttcttccactGCAAGGCCTCTCACTGTCATTTCCATGGCTCCTCCTAAGCCCGCTGGTGGTAAAGCCAAGAAAG TGACTGGTATTATAAAGCTGGCTCTGGAGGCAGGAAAGGCAACCCCTGCTCCACCTGTGGGTCCGGCCTTGGGTTCCAAAGGTGTTAACATTATGGCATTCTGTAAGGATTACAATGCCAGAACTGCTGACAAACCTGGATATGTCATTCCTGTCGAAATCACCGTCTATGAT GATAGAAGCTTCACTTTTGTCTTGAAGACCCCACCTGCTTCTGTTTTGCTGCTCAAGGCTGCAG GAGTGGAAAAAGGTTCGAAGGACCCACAGAGGGAGAAAGTGGGAAAAATAACTATAGATCAGTTGAAGGCAATTGCTCAAGAGAAGCTACCAGATCTTAATTGTTCTACGATTGAATCTGCGATGAGGATTATAGCTGGCACTGCAGCAAATATGGGAATTGACATTGACCCTCCCGTTCTTGAACCTAAAAAGAAAGAACTTGTGCTCTAG